A region from the Nymphalis io chromosome 9, ilAglIoxx1.1, whole genome shotgun sequence genome encodes:
- the LOC126770765 gene encoding rho GTPase-activating protein 44: MKKQFYRVKQLADQTFSRGGKGEALTDELQTADRKVEHLRNALQLISKRLSTGAGNTQGQDPAAREKRLKKLPEYLLGLSMCEASNFDDDDSILKYILYECGKTEKFLANEIAEHELKVEQLVCAPLTTIGDQDLPAIMKAKKQLSRLMSEKESAASRYHHLERQKEENPTKLNAAKEELEDAGNKVEAARDALAADMFALVAKEAQLAHTLLQYVKLQRAYHESALHSLADTVPELERFINDSSVKPVFGYPLEEHLRVTARTIAFPVELCVCTLHELALSEEGLFRIAGGTSKVRRMKLSLDAGLFNVPLPRDYRDMHVVASVLKSYLRELPEPLLTYRLYENFILASRQPSEQARLNALWEAIHLLPDANFQNLRYLIKFLSALTQNQSTNKMTPSNLAIVIAPNLLWAADESTFDMNITTAVNCVVELLIKHADWFFKDDVNFFISFTKEDLLPDHCEYGFTPTFVQGYNQTVALSQEQSNGDYNSMSKSLYDYNHQTAQKVTVDGPGRHSRSNSHDTSLILIDNDMKKAQSNSSLSDHSSPPHGSPKPIMRRKNKPLAPVPPNFTPDKNKKVEAQTQVTESTKDLNSVVKEVEKPAKPPRPVISDTGKVITGVQTINRSTYRQNKAMKEEAARSGSRENLADTRRQSFEFEKDKFENLKATENKSDKESTLVVKNVTAQTGVVTRMKVIGDPASGPASLGAERSSLEKPLRAPLAKPSSQPPPRPVAAPRTLLPAADADADVQLRHKPAVPERPATLRPQSFRGTRASLSDNPEAAPTVLERTHIYTVDKQHPTVIQVGGGADEDGPRSTVQRTHSSGGKDADLEEPKSLSSASRQLSQSEGNITEGPKSPRAQPARPPRPLVPAPPPPVAQHESTDL; this comes from the exons ATGAAGAAGCAATTCTACAGGGTTAAGCAACTCGCTGACCAAACCTTTTCAAG ggGTGGCAAGGGTGAAGCATTGACTGATGAGTTGCAAACAGCTGATAGAAAAGTAGAGCATCTTCGGAATGCTCTCCAACTTATTAGCAAACGTTTATCTACTGGTGCTGGAAACACACAAGGACAAGATCCTGCAGCCCGTGAGAAGAGACTCAAAAAACTACCTGAGTATCTTTTAGGGCTCTCGATGTGTGAAGCTAGCAATTTTGACGATGATgacagtattttaaaatatattctctaTGAATGTG gaaaaactGAAAAGTTTCTTGCTAATGAAATTGCTGAACATGAGCTCAAAGTAGAACAACTTGTATGTGCTCCGTTAACAACAATAGGTGATCAAGACCTGCCTGCAATAATGAAAGCGAAAAAACAGCTCAGTAGACTTATGAGTGAAAAAGAATCAGCGGCCAGCCGATATCAT CATTTAGAACGACAGAAAGAAGAAAATCCTACCAAATTGAATGCAGCAAAAGAAGAATTAGAGGACGCCGGCAACAAAGTGGAGGCGGCGCGGGACGCGCTCGCCGCGGACATGTTCGCTCTCGTCGCGAAGGAGGCGCAGCTCGCACACACACTGCTGCAGTATGTGAAGCTGCAACGAGCTTACCACGAATCTGCTCTACATTCCTTGGCGGACACTGTGCCCGAGCTCGAGAGGTttataa ACGATAGCTCGGTGAAGCCAGTGTTCGGGTACCCGCTGGAGGAGCACTTGCGCGTGACGGCGCGCACCATCGCCTTCCCCGTCGAGCTGTGCGTGTGTACGCTGCACGAGCTGGCGCTCAGCGAGGAGGGACTGTTCCGGATAGCCGGCG GTACATCAAAGGTGCGAAGAATGAAACTGTCATTAGATGCCGGCCTGTTTAATGTTCCATTGCCTCGAGATTACAGAGATATGCACGTCGTGGCCTCAGTTTTGAAGTCCTACCTTAGAGAACTACCCGAGCCCTTATTGACTTACCGGCTTTATGAAAACTTTATACTAGCTTCACGACAGCCTTCCGAACAGGCCCGACTCAACGCTCTCTGGGAAGCCATACATTTATTGCCCGATGCCAACTTCCAAAATCTCAGATATCTCATCAAATTTTTGTCTGCTTTGACACAAAACCAAAGCACAAACAAAATGACGCCTTCGAACCTGGCCATCGTCATTGCGCCTAACTTGCTGTGGGCCGCCGACGAGAGCACTTTCGATATGAACATAACGACCGCAGTCAACTGCGTCGTCGAGTTACTCATCAAGCACGCCGACTGGTTCTTCAAAGATGACGTTAACTTCTTTATCTCGTTTACCAAAGAAGACCTGCTGCCCGATCACTGCGAATACGGTTTCACGCCTACTTTCGTCCAGGGCTACAACCAAACCGTTGCACTGAGTCAGGAACAGTCAAATGGCGATTACAACAGTATGAGTAAATCTTTGTACGATTACAATCACCAAACTGCTCAGAAAGTGACGGTAGACGGACCCGGGCGTCATTCGAGAAGCAACAGTCATGATACTAgcttaatattaatagataacGATATGAAGAAAGCTCAATCGAACAGCTCCTTGTCTGATCATTCTAGTCCACCCCACGGTAGTCCTAAGCCAATAATGCGGCGGAAAAACAAACCACTCGCACCGGTGCCACCGAACTTTACACCGGATAAGAACAAGAAAGTTGAGGCGCAAACACAAGTTACCGAGTCGACGAAAGACCTGAATTCGGTCGTAAAAGAAGTCGAAAAGCCGGCCAAACCCCCGCGGCCGGTAATTTCAGACACCGGCAAAGTCATAACGGGAGTGCAGACGATCAATCGATCGACGTACAGGCAGAACAAAGCGATGAAGGAGGAAGCGGCCAGGAGCGGAAGCCGAGAAAACCTCGCGGACACCCGGAGACAGAGCTTCGAGTTCGAAAAAGATaagtttgaaaatttaaaagcgACGGAAAATAAAAGTGACAAGGAATCCACACTAGTCGTGAAGAACGTGACCGCCCAGACGGGCGTCGTGACCAGAATGAAGGTCATAGGCGACCCGGCGAGCGGGCCGGCGTCGCTGGGGGCCGAGAGGAGCTCGCTGGAGAAGCCGCTGCGGGCGCCCCTCGCGAAGCCGTCGTCGCAGCCGCCGCCGCGCCCCGTGGCCGCGCCGCGCACGCTGCTGCCGGCCGCCGACGCCGACGCCGACGTGCAGCTGCGCCACAAGCCCGCCGTGCCCGAGCGGCCCGCCACGCTGCGCCCGCAGAGCTTCCGCGGCACGCGCGCCTCGCTCTCCGACAACCCGGAGGCGGCGCCCACCGTGCTGGAGCGCACGCACATCTACACGGTCGACAAGCAGCACCCGACCGTCATCCAGGTGGGCGGCGGCGCCGACGAGGACGGCCCGCGCAGCACGGTGCAGCGCACGCACAGCTCCGGCGGGAAGGACGCGGACCTCGAGGAGCCGAAGAGCCTGAGCAGCGCGAGTAGGCAGCTGTCGCAGTCGGAGGGCAACATCACGGAGGGCCCCAAGTCCCCGCGGGCGCAGCCGGCGCGGCCGCCCCGCCCGCTGGTGccggcgccgccgccgcccgtcGCGCAGCACGAGAGCACCGACCTCTAG